Proteins encoded together in one Vibrio lentus window:
- a CDS encoding TRAP transporter large permease, protein MESYLTLILFGGFLTLLILGAPITVSLAGASMAAYMLLDKNPIALVQIAFTSVGNFPLMALPAFVLAGALMEAAGISKRLVDIAESLAGPVTGGLGAATVMACLFFGAISGSGPATTAAVGMLMVPAMVKRDYDKSYASAVTAASGGLGIIIPPSIPLVIFGISAMGLMAPPEAIAQHGQFASLSIPKLFVAGVVPGFIMASTLVVTNYFIAKREGYKGLSENWSFGEVRHALRRGIWSILAPFLILGGIYSGMFTPTESAVVAIFYSLFVGVFIHRELSFKSTIKSLSTTTWITGRVLLILFAATVFGRLLIEQKIPVVVAESLLGFTDNMYMVWALTIVLLLFVGMFMETLAAIMIIVPVLLPIMYMLGADPTHVGIVVVCTLSIGFATPPLGENIFVASGIGGATVEQITAKIHPFVLASVIGVFVIAFFPQITLWLPSLVGY, encoded by the coding sequence ATGGAATCCTATTTAACTCTAATTTTATTTGGTGGCTTCTTAACCCTGTTAATTCTGGGTGCACCAATCACAGTATCACTGGCCGGCGCTTCAATGGCGGCCTATATGTTGCTCGACAAAAATCCCATCGCTTTAGTACAAATCGCGTTTACTTCGGTGGGTAACTTCCCGTTAATGGCGCTGCCAGCCTTTGTTCTTGCTGGCGCATTAATGGAGGCGGCGGGTATCTCCAAACGTCTGGTGGATATTGCAGAGAGCTTAGCCGGACCCGTGACGGGTGGCCTTGGCGCTGCAACCGTGATGGCGTGTTTGTTTTTTGGTGCTATCTCAGGTTCAGGCCCTGCAACCACAGCAGCGGTAGGCATGCTAATGGTGCCTGCAATGGTTAAGCGAGATTACGATAAGAGTTACGCATCGGCAGTAACGGCTGCATCAGGGGGCTTGGGGATCATCATTCCGCCATCCATACCGTTAGTTATTTTCGGCATCTCAGCAATGGGATTAATGGCACCGCCTGAAGCCATCGCTCAACACGGGCAATTTGCTTCTTTATCTATTCCTAAATTGTTTGTTGCAGGCGTTGTTCCTGGCTTCATCATGGCATCTACACTCGTTGTCACTAACTACTTCATTGCCAAGCGAGAAGGCTATAAAGGGCTGTCTGAGAATTGGTCATTTGGCGAAGTAAGACATGCTTTACGCCGTGGCATATGGTCGATATTGGCTCCATTTTTGATTCTCGGAGGTATTTATAGCGGTATGTTTACACCAACAGAGTCAGCGGTTGTGGCAATTTTCTATTCGCTGTTTGTGGGTGTGTTTATTCACCGAGAGTTATCGTTCAAAAGCACCATCAAGTCATTATCGACAACTACATGGATTACTGGGCGTGTGTTGCTGATTCTATTCGCGGCAACGGTATTTGGTCGTTTGTTAATCGAACAAAAAATTCCGGTCGTGGTGGCTGAGTCATTGCTAGGTTTCACTGACAACATGTACATGGTGTGGGCACTGACTATTGTGCTATTGCTTTTCGTCGGTATGTTCATGGAAACGCTAGCCGCGATCATGATTATCGTGCCAGTGCTGTTGCCAATCATGTACATGTTAGGCGCAGATCCAACCCACGTAGGCATTGTGGTGGTGTGTACGTTATCGATAGGTTTTGCTACACCGCCGCTCGGTGAAAATATCTTTGTCGCCTCGGGGATAGGTGG
- a CDS encoding TRAP transporter small permease, producing the protein MSVAKTIKKHLNNIEEYTCCLLLASFVLLLFTQILTRQLFDYSIPWGDEVATYMFVWFAYLGAVVAAKMSAHNRVSFHFKFFPPIVQTVCETIADFLWLLFNGYFVYLSYDFVFNKMNLFWKSQTTGIPMKYFYMILPIAFSLMMLRIIWNNYERLFKGAKNEDPEVKELRKMTAQKSSQ; encoded by the coding sequence ATGTCAGTCGCTAAAACAATAAAAAAGCACCTTAACAACATTGAGGAATATACATGTTGTTTGTTGCTAGCAAGCTTTGTCCTATTGCTGTTCACACAAATCCTTACTCGTCAGCTTTTCGATTACTCCATACCTTGGGGTGATGAAGTCGCTACTTACATGTTTGTTTGGTTTGCCTATCTAGGGGCTGTTGTTGCGGCCAAGATGTCGGCGCATAACCGAGTCAGTTTTCACTTCAAGTTCTTCCCCCCGATTGTTCAGACCGTCTGTGAAACCATTGCTGACTTCTTATGGCTGCTGTTTAACGGCTACTTTGTTTATCTCAGCTACGATTTCGTGTTCAACAAAATGAATTTGTTCTGGAAGTCTCAGACGACAGGCATCCCAATGAAATACTTCTATATGATTTTGCCAATCGCATTTTCTCTAATGATGCTGCGCATTATCTGGAACAACTACGAGCGCTTATTTAAGGGCGCTAAGAACGAAGATCCTGAAGTCAAAGAACTGCGCAAAATGACGGCACAAAAGTCATCACAGTAG
- a CDS encoding TRAP transporter substrate-binding protein, with the protein MKLIKNKIIAGVTIVATAMLSHTAAAANFKMAIGDAAGGTQWELATSFSELMEQKTDGKVKIDLFPNGQLGNEQDTVNDAAIGLLDFSVLAINNVTPFSPTVGLLTMPYVIQSAEEAVLLTQGQVGQDLVDNTIRDAGVRIVGWAYSGFRVLTNSKKSVASPADLKGLVIRVPRNEIMIASYQAWGVNPTPMAWSETFTGLQQGVVDGQDNPYITVHAMKFNEVQKYVTNLRYIFSLEPLIVSETVFQQQTPEMQKIILEAGQEATEHSFAYLENTENKIREELQAKGMVFTDPADNEQEWISKVTKSVWPKFYSSIGGKDKLDDVLELLGRK; encoded by the coding sequence ATGAAATTGATTAAAAATAAAATTATTGCTGGCGTCACAATTGTAGCAACAGCGATGCTATCTCATACCGCGGCAGCAGCAAATTTTAAAATGGCTATCGGCGATGCTGCTGGTGGTACTCAGTGGGAATTAGCGACATCATTTTCTGAATTGATGGAGCAAAAAACAGACGGTAAAGTCAAAATCGACCTGTTCCCGAATGGTCAATTGGGCAACGAGCAAGACACCGTCAACGACGCGGCAATCGGCCTTCTCGACTTCTCAGTATTGGCGATCAACAACGTGACGCCTTTCTCTCCAACGGTTGGTCTATTGACCATGCCTTATGTCATTCAAAGTGCAGAAGAAGCGGTGCTATTAACTCAAGGCCAAGTGGGTCAAGACCTTGTCGATAACACCATTCGTGATGCTGGCGTTCGTATTGTTGGCTGGGCTTATTCTGGTTTTAGGGTTCTGACTAACTCTAAAAAATCAGTGGCTTCACCAGCGGATCTAAAAGGACTAGTGATTCGTGTTCCTCGTAACGAAATCATGATTGCTTCTTACCAAGCATGGGGCGTAAACCCAACACCAATGGCATGGTCAGAAACATTTACTGGCCTACAGCAAGGCGTGGTTGATGGACAAGACAACCCATACATCACTGTGCATGCGATGAAGTTCAATGAAGTACAAAAGTACGTCACAAACCTTCGTTATATCTTCTCACTTGAGCCGCTTATCGTCAGTGAAACAGTCTTCCAACAACAGACGCCTGAAATGCAAAAGATCATTCTTGAAGCGGGTCAGGAAGCGACAGAGCACAGCTTTGCATACTTAGAAAATACTGAAAACAAGATCCGTGAAGAACTGCAAGCAAAAGGCATGGTCTTCACTGACCCAGCAGACAACGAGCAAGAGTGGATCAGCAAAGTCACTAAGTCAGTTTGGCCTAAGTTCTATTCAAGCATTGGAGGCAAAGACAAGCTAGACGACGTTCTTGAGTTACTAGGTAGAAAGTAA
- a CDS encoding NAD(P)/FAD-dependent oxidoreductase, with protein MSLVMEQPAADVPPKVTSTQAQESTQAQESTQAKERYDPKYDPLKDKSPGHGKEYAPTYWVDTAGAPPEDDGPITSDMDVDVAIIGSGYTGLSTAIHLAEMYGIKATVIEANRMSWGCSTRNGGQAQCASGRLKRSQWIERWGLETALKMHRECIDGMNTFKSLIKDIDCDPQPGGHLYVAHRPKVMATLEKEAKLLRDTFDYDAQILDAETVKRDYVGDQEAAGAMHEPEGIGIHAGKLAFGYLRKARALGVKVHPASPVMGWETRNGVHYLKTPGGVVKARSVGVCTGGYTSQGLHSELKNRLLPVLSNSMVTRPLTQDEIAACNFKTNQVITDTRILRHYYRLLPDNRVQIGTRSAISGKNAPEKKYEDMLRADLTRKFPSLDQIKIDYSWWGWVDVSHDMMPRIYQPNPKQSIFYALGYGGNGVMYSAQAGKRLAQWIAGEGHKLDLPIFESKLPFPNVREVVESEMFAPFRRVGQQFLYQWYSLKDEVL; from the coding sequence ATGAGTTTAGTAATGGAACAACCGGCAGCCGATGTGCCGCCAAAGGTGACAAGCACCCAAGCACAAGAAAGCACCCAAGCACAAGAAAGTACCCAAGCAAAAGAAAGATACGATCCAAAATACGATCCACTTAAAGACAAGAGCCCAGGTCACGGTAAGGAATACGCCCCGACTTATTGGGTAGATACCGCAGGCGCACCACCTGAAGATGATGGCCCAATTACGTCGGATATGGATGTCGATGTGGCGATAATCGGTTCAGGCTACACAGGCCTAAGTACCGCGATACACCTTGCTGAAATGTACGGCATTAAAGCGACTGTGATTGAAGCTAACCGCATGAGTTGGGGCTGCAGTACCCGAAATGGTGGTCAGGCTCAGTGTGCGTCAGGACGTTTGAAGCGTTCTCAGTGGATTGAACGTTGGGGACTGGAAACCGCGCTAAAAATGCACCGCGAATGCATCGATGGTATGAACACCTTTAAGTCTCTGATTAAAGACATTGATTGTGACCCGCAGCCGGGTGGCCACTTATACGTTGCTCACCGTCCAAAAGTGATGGCAACACTCGAGAAAGAAGCCAAGTTGCTGCGTGACACCTTCGATTACGATGCGCAGATCTTAGATGCGGAAACCGTAAAGCGTGATTACGTTGGTGACCAAGAAGCGGCAGGCGCAATGCATGAGCCAGAAGGTATTGGCATCCATGCAGGGAAACTGGCGTTTGGTTATCTAAGAAAGGCGAGAGCACTCGGCGTAAAAGTTCACCCAGCAAGCCCTGTGATGGGTTGGGAAACACGTAACGGTGTGCACTACCTAAAAACACCAGGTGGTGTGGTGAAGGCCCGTTCTGTCGGTGTTTGTACCGGTGGGTACACCAGCCAAGGTTTGCATTCAGAGCTTAAGAATCGCCTATTACCTGTACTTTCTAACTCGATGGTGACACGTCCGTTAACTCAAGACGAAATTGCCGCGTGTAACTTCAAAACCAATCAGGTGATTACTGATACCAGAATCCTGCGTCATTACTACCGTTTGTTACCCGATAACCGAGTGCAGATCGGTACACGCAGTGCCATCAGTGGCAAGAATGCACCTGAAAAGAAATACGAAGACATGTTGAGAGCGGATTTAACCCGAAAATTCCCTTCTCTTGATCAGATCAAAATCGATTATTCATGGTGGGGGTGGGTGGATGTTAGCCACGACATGATGCCAAGAATCTATCAGCCGAATCCAAAGCAATCCATATTCTACGCACTAGGGTATGGCGGCAATGGTGTGATGTACTCCGCTCAAGCAGGCAAGCGCCTCGCTCAGTGGATCGCAGGTGAAGGTCATAAGCTTGACTTGCCAATATTTGAATCAAAACTTCCGTTCCCCAACGTGAGGGAAGTGGTGGAATCTGAGATGTTTGCACCATTTCGAAGAGTAGGGCAACAGTTCCTTTATCAGTGGTATTCGTTAAAGGATGAAGTGCTTTAG
- a CDS encoding nuclear transport factor 2 family protein has protein sequence MNMQTNAATFVLENQVDTAFLQSFSDAWNNHDIEALMSFMTEDCVFHTVAGEGELGNTIEGYEAVRNSFELVWQNFPDAAWSDPVHFVCGDRAVSESTFSATNPDGTVIEARMVDVFTLKDGKISVKNAFRKTRPLLTPNNTPKS, from the coding sequence ATGAATATGCAAACCAATGCAGCGACATTCGTGCTGGAAAACCAAGTCGACACCGCCTTTTTACAGTCTTTTAGTGATGCATGGAATAACCATGATATTGAAGCGCTAATGTCGTTTATGACCGAAGACTGTGTCTTCCACACCGTGGCAGGAGAAGGCGAACTTGGCAACACTATCGAAGGGTACGAAGCCGTTCGCAATAGCTTTGAATTGGTTTGGCAGAACTTTCCAGATGCAGCCTGGAGCGACCCTGTCCACTTTGTGTGTGGCGACCGCGCGGTAAGCGAATCAACGTTCTCTGCGACTAACCCTGATGGCACTGTCATCGAAGCTCGTATGGTTGATGTGTTTACCCTGAAAGATGGAAAAATCAGCGTAAAAAATGCCTTCCGTAAAACAAGACCTCTTTTGACTCCTAACAACACTCCCAAGAGCTAG
- a CDS encoding FRG domain-containing protein, translating into MNVVKNKRYISSLEELYEIIDSLIAECSGHRGLIYNVCDYENNNLMPSLGRSNRKNIRRVEQELLSTVRVYGGHSLSAHEINDWLLMCLAKKQGFPTRLLEWTDNLINALWSVCHSQSKDCINIIKAIDYHKVSVFNSPCDFNKTQIFNVADCDQQEQRKDKWYSIHPFKEGGNDAIQPLYDEKEYSNGLVSVHILPSAKVNLIKELISMNVLNEPTEYIEETLADLKNEAHVDSNQAMNKGEGNIELQVNTHDRQLEQYGRKYHQDFDFD; encoded by the coding sequence ATGAATGTTGTGAAAAATAAACGTTATATAAGCTCACTTGAAGAGCTGTATGAAATAATCGATTCACTCATTGCTGAGTGTAGTGGGCATCGTGGTTTGATTTATAACGTGTGTGATTATGAAAATAATAACCTGATGCCAAGCTTAGGTCGCTCAAATCGAAAGAATATTCGCCGTGTCGAACAAGAGCTTCTCTCGACCGTGAGAGTTTATGGCGGGCATTCGTTGAGTGCACATGAAATAAACGATTGGTTATTGATGTGTTTAGCCAAGAAACAGGGGTTTCCAACCCGTTTACTTGAGTGGACAGATAACCTGATTAATGCGCTGTGGTCTGTATGTCATAGCCAAAGTAAAGACTGTATCAATATTATTAAAGCCATTGATTATCATAAGGTTAGTGTTTTTAACTCACCCTGTGACTTCAATAAGACTCAGATATTCAATGTGGCTGATTGTGATCAGCAAGAGCAACGAAAAGATAAGTGGTATTCCATTCACCCATTTAAGGAAGGTGGCAATGATGCCATTCAGCCTTTGTACGATGAGAAAGAATATTCAAACGGTCTAGTGTCCGTTCATATTCTTCCATCAGCGAAAGTAAATCTGATAAAGGAATTAATATCCATGAATGTTTTAAATGAACCGACAGAATATATTGAAGAGACACTGGCTGATTTAAAAAATGAAGCCCATGTAGATAGTAATCAAGCAATGAATAAAGGTGAGGGTAATATCGAATTACAAGTTAATACTCATGATCGCCAGCTTGAGCAGTATGGCCGAAAGTACCATCAAGATTTTGATTTCGACTAA
- the xsc gene encoding sulfoacetaldehyde acetyltransferase — protein MSEQEKRTVVSGTVTMTPSEAFVETMVANDVTDMFGIMGSAFMDAMDIFAPAGIRLVPVVHEQGAAHMADGYSRVSGRHGVVIGQNGPGISNCVTAIAAAFWAHSPVVIVTPETGTKTMGLGGFQECNQLPMFQEFTKYQGHVTHPDRMAEYTGRCFDRAMSEMGPTQLNIPRDYFYGETQTEIPKPARLDRGPGGEKSLNEAADLIAEAKFPVIISGGGVVMADAVQECAALAERLGAPVVNSYLHNDSFPASHPLWCGPLGYQGSKAAMKLMAQADVVIALGTRLGPFGTLPQHGMDYWPKNAKIIQIDADNKMLGLVKKISVGICGDAKAAAVALSERLEGRALLCDDNKGARQDTVATEKALWEKELDEWTHERDSFSLDMIEENSHETPFSGGEYLHPRQVLRELEKAMPEDVMVSTDIGNINSVANSYLRFEKPRSFFAAMSFGNCGYAFPTIIGAKAAAPHRPAISYAGDGAWGMSLMETMTCVRHNIPVTAVVFHNRQWGAEKKNQVDFYNRRFVAGELENQSFAEIARAMGAEGITVDKLEDVGPTLQKAIDMQMNEGKTTIIEIMCTQELGDPFRRDALSTPVRFLDKYKDYV, from the coding sequence ATGAGTGAGCAAGAAAAACGTACGGTTGTTTCCGGCACAGTAACAATGACACCATCAGAAGCGTTCGTTGAAACTATGGTTGCTAATGATGTTACCGACATGTTCGGCATCATGGGGTCAGCATTTATGGACGCAATGGATATCTTTGCTCCTGCTGGCATTCGATTGGTCCCAGTGGTACACGAGCAAGGTGCTGCTCACATGGCAGATGGTTACTCTCGTGTATCTGGTCGCCATGGCGTGGTTATCGGGCAGAATGGCCCAGGTATTAGTAACTGTGTAACTGCGATTGCAGCTGCATTCTGGGCACACAGCCCAGTCGTGATTGTGACGCCAGAGACTGGTACTAAAACAATGGGCTTAGGTGGTTTCCAAGAGTGTAACCAACTTCCAATGTTCCAAGAGTTTACTAAGTATCAAGGACACGTAACACACCCAGACCGTATGGCGGAATACACGGGTCGATGTTTTGACCGCGCGATGAGTGAAATGGGTCCAACTCAACTGAATATTCCACGTGACTACTTCTACGGCGAAACTCAAACCGAGATCCCTAAACCCGCGCGTTTAGACCGTGGTCCAGGTGGCGAGAAATCTCTGAATGAAGCAGCAGACCTGATAGCTGAAGCGAAATTCCCAGTCATCATTTCTGGTGGCGGTGTGGTAATGGCTGATGCAGTTCAAGAGTGTGCGGCACTGGCAGAAAGATTGGGCGCACCCGTAGTGAACAGCTATCTACACAATGACTCTTTCCCTGCGAGTCACCCATTATGGTGTGGTCCTTTAGGCTACCAAGGTTCGAAAGCGGCAATGAAGTTGATGGCTCAAGCGGATGTGGTTATCGCTTTGGGTACACGTCTCGGTCCATTTGGTACCTTGCCTCAACATGGCATGGACTACTGGCCGAAGAACGCGAAAATCATTCAGATTGATGCCGACAACAAGATGCTTGGCCTAGTTAAGAAGATTTCGGTTGGTATCTGTGGAGATGCGAAAGCAGCTGCGGTTGCTCTATCTGAAAGATTGGAAGGCCGCGCACTGTTGTGTGATGACAACAAAGGCGCTCGTCAAGATACAGTGGCAACAGAGAAAGCACTGTGGGAAAAAGAGCTTGATGAGTGGACACACGAACGTGACTCGTTCAGCTTAGATATGATTGAAGAAAACTCACACGAGACTCCGTTCTCTGGTGGCGAATATCTACACCCACGCCAAGTATTGCGTGAGCTAGAAAAAGCGATGCCTGAAGACGTAATGGTCTCGACGGACATCGGTAACATCAACTCAGTGGCAAACAGCTACTTACGCTTTGAAAAACCACGTAGCTTCTTTGCTGCAATGAGTTTCGGTAACTGTGGTTATGCGTTCCCGACCATCATTGGTGCGAAAGCGGCGGCACCTCATCGTCCCGCTATTTCTTATGCAGGCGATGGTGCGTGGGGCATGAGCCTAATGGAAACCATGACATGTGTTCGCCATAACATTCCAGTGACAGCCGTGGTATTCCACAACCGTCAATGGGGTGCTGAGAAGAAGAACCAAGTCGACTTCTACAACCGACGCTTTGTTGCTGGTGAACTTGAAAACCAAAGCTTTGCAGAAATCGCAAGAGCTATGGGCGCTGAAGGTATCACGGTTGATAAGCTAGAAGATGTAGGTCCAACCCTGCAAAAAGCCATCGACATGCAGATGAACGAAGGCAAAACAACCATCATTGAAATCATGTGTACTCAGGAATTGGGCGACCCGTTCCGCCGAGATGCACTATCAACACCGGTTCGTTTCCTAGATAAATACAAAGATTACGTATAA